Proteins encoded in a region of the Pseudomonadota bacterium genome:
- a CDS encoding DUF1302 domain-containing protein — MKTIPTDRRRQSAPLPGAILSVLCLSVLLVPAAWPVEFGDSTDGLYGSWDTTISYGQTWRVQSPDLELIGLANGGTALSLNHDDGTLNYDTGTISRVFKLTTEIEANYKNFGFFVRGFAFYDEWNEEQDRLRTPLGLQGNDLVSSDFRVLDLYLSAKFDLGSMPGELRVGSQVLNWGESTFFPGGINVISHFDVSRLRTPGAELREALIPQDLAWLSLGTSENTSLELFYQFEWDDTKPDPVGSAFSTNDFAVGDGQQVMLGFGIWSDLGTDFSQFNGGTIDNFNFVSRLPDRNAKDSGQFGARFTWYLDGLFDGTEFGLYYINYHSRLPYVNGVTGSQVGLGNGIGAGTAVGGAAQAIASGLPLNTAIAVGTQAGLSASAAAGGNLDAASALQAATIGANAALQGVDALALANAFGTHYYAETAGYFVNFPEDIEVFGVSFNTQIFGIAVQGEVAYRDKHPLLVDDVELLFAALSPLNAALGAFGQLGPFGVNQEIIGGREFKTTQFDLTLTKVFGPTLGASQAVLLWEGGLFRVSDMPDQGSGGPNGLGLRLNGPGTDISGNALLSSAHFGLVETPDHFASASSWGYRLVGRLDYDSLIGPWNVAPRFAWADDVNGVSPGPGGLFVEGRQAFTFGVSATYQNTWVIDLSYTEFKGAGQYNLINDRDFISFSVKTSF, encoded by the coding sequence ATGAAAACCATACCCACAGACCGGCGCCGTCAGTCGGCACCGTTACCAGGCGCGATTCTCTCTGTTTTGTGCCTGTCAGTATTGCTTGTGCCAGCGGCCTGGCCGGTTGAATTTGGCGATTCAACCGATGGCTTGTACGGCAGCTGGGATACCACCATTTCCTATGGACAAACCTGGCGGGTGCAAAGCCCGGATTTGGAACTGATTGGCCTGGCAAATGGCGGTACGGCGCTGTCATTGAATCACGATGACGGTACGCTGAACTACGACACCGGGACGATCAGCCGAGTATTCAAACTCACCACCGAGATTGAAGCAAACTACAAGAATTTCGGATTTTTTGTCCGTGGTTTTGCTTTTTATGATGAGTGGAACGAAGAACAAGACAGGCTGCGCACGCCTTTGGGCTTACAGGGAAATGACCTGGTCAGCAGCGATTTCAGAGTCCTTGACCTGTATCTGTCGGCCAAGTTTGATCTCGGTTCGATGCCAGGCGAACTGCGGGTCGGCAGCCAGGTGCTGAACTGGGGCGAGAGTACCTTTTTCCCGGGCGGCATTAATGTTATCAGCCACTTCGATGTCTCGCGTCTGCGTACGCCCGGTGCGGAGCTCCGTGAAGCCTTGATCCCTCAGGATCTCGCGTGGTTATCGCTGGGCACATCGGAAAACACGAGTCTCGAGCTGTTCTACCAGTTCGAGTGGGACGATACGAAACCGGACCCGGTTGGATCCGCGTTCAGCACCAATGACTTTGCGGTCGGCGATGGCCAACAGGTGATGCTGGGATTCGGCATCTGGAGCGACCTGGGTACGGATTTCTCGCAGTTCAATGGCGGCACTATCGATAACTTCAACTTTGTCAGCCGCTTGCCCGATCGCAACGCGAAAGACAGCGGCCAGTTTGGCGCTCGCTTTACCTGGTACCTGGACGGCTTGTTCGATGGCACCGAGTTCGGCCTTTATTACATCAACTATCACAGTCGCCTGCCCTATGTGAACGGTGTTACCGGATCACAGGTGGGACTGGGCAACGGTATCGGTGCCGGAACGGCTGTGGGCGGGGCTGCGCAGGCGATCGCGTCCGGGCTGCCATTGAATACAGCGATCGCGGTTGGCACCCAGGCTGGGCTCAGCGCTTCCGCTGCAGCGGGCGGCAATCTTGATGCTGCGTCCGCGCTCCAGGCCGCGACCATCGGTGCGAATGCCGCTTTGCAGGGTGTCGATGCGTTGGCGCTGGCCAATGCCTTTGGTACTCACTATTACGCAGAAACGGCAGGCTACTTCGTCAATTTCCCCGAAGATATCGAGGTGTTCGGGGTGAGTTTCAATACCCAGATATTCGGTATTGCGGTGCAGGGCGAGGTGGCTTATCGCGACAAGCATCCGCTGCTGGTTGACGACGTGGAGCTTCTGTTTGCGGCCCTGTCCCCGCTGAACGCGGCACTGGGTGCGTTCGGCCAACTGGGACCATTCGGCGTTAACCAGGAAATTATTGGTGGCCGTGAGTTCAAGACCACTCAGTTTGATTTGACGCTGACCAAGGTTTTCGGCCCGACGCTGGGGGCCTCGCAGGCCGTACTGTTGTGGGAGGGCGGCTTGTTCAGGGTTAGCGATATGCCGGACCAGGGCAGTGGCGGACCCAACGGGCTTGGCTTGCGTCTGAATGGTCCGGGTACCGATATAAGCGGAAACGCATTGCTGTCATCGGCGCATTTTGGGCTGGTCGAAACGCCCGATCATTTCGCATCGGCCTCGTCCTGGGGTTACCGTTTGGTCGGACGGCTGGATTATGACAGCCTGATCGGACCGTGGAATGTTGCGCCGCGCTTTGCGTGGGCGGACGACGTAAACGGTGTGTCACCGGGACCGGGCGGGCTGTTTGTCGAGGGCCGCCAGGCGTTCACGTTCGGCGTCTCGGCGACCTATCAAAACACCTGGGTGATTGACCTGTCTTATACAGAGTTCAAGGGCGCAGGCCAGTACAACCTGATCAATGACCGTGACTTTATCTCTTTTAGCGTCAAAACCTCGTTCTGA
- a CDS encoding DUF1329 domain-containing protein: MKKLLIGAGTAAVLSLAAASIHAEATAEQVASLGGDTYTPFGAIRAGNADGSIPEWTGGLASAAEAGFPEFKTGGHHPDPYANDEVLYTINAQNMGQYADQMTEGQKAMMRTYPDTFFLNVYPTRRSAAFPQRIYDATKLTAASAQLIPSGNGVTGSVIGIPFPFPNNGLEAIWNHVLRYRAEKAYRTIGQAAVTSGGKYTMVKFADQYIANYSLVGMTEEKLDNVVIYFMQKISSPPRLAGQVLLVHETMDQDREPRRAWLYNPGQRRVRRAPNVAFDSPRTASDGLSTSDQFDMYNGSPERYDWTLVGKKEMLVPYNSYKIHSKDLKYTDVLHAGHVNPEHARYEKHRVWVVDAVVKSGSRHIYKRRTFYIDEDSWQVMAVDCYDNRDQIWRVQEGHSINYYDQPSFWTTLELTIDLQSKRYLAIGLNNEEPNTYIFGADLKQSDFSISALRRAGTR, translated from the coding sequence ATGAAAAAACTACTAATTGGCGCAGGTACAGCCGCTGTTTTGAGCCTGGCCGCCGCCAGCATCCATGCCGAAGCGACAGCGGAACAGGTGGCCTCGCTGGGTGGAGACACCTATACGCCCTTTGGCGCGATCAGAGCCGGTAATGCCGACGGCTCGATCCCGGAATGGACCGGTGGCCTGGCATCGGCGGCAGAAGCCGGGTTCCCGGAATTCAAAACCGGCGGGCATCACCCCGATCCTTATGCGAACGACGAAGTGCTCTACACGATCAACGCACAAAACATGGGCCAGTACGCGGATCAGATGACCGAAGGCCAGAAAGCGATGATGCGGACCTACCCGGATACTTTTTTCCTGAATGTGTATCCGACCCGAAGGAGTGCGGCCTTTCCGCAGCGTATTTACGACGCGACCAAACTGACCGCGGCAAGCGCGCAACTGATTCCGAGTGGCAACGGCGTGACCGGCTCGGTTATCGGCATACCGTTTCCGTTCCCGAACAACGGGCTTGAGGCGATCTGGAATCATGTGCTGCGTTATCGCGCGGAAAAGGCGTACCGGACGATCGGGCAGGCGGCGGTAACCTCCGGCGGTAAATACACCATGGTCAAGTTTGCCGACCAGTACATCGCCAATTACAGCCTCGTCGGCATGACTGAAGAGAAGCTGGATAACGTGGTTATTTACTTCATGCAGAAAATCAGTTCGCCGCCGCGGCTGGCCGGGCAGGTTTTGTTGGTGCACGAAACCATGGATCAGGATCGTGAGCCTCGGCGCGCGTGGTTGTACAACCCGGGGCAACGTCGGGTCAGGCGGGCGCCGAATGTGGCGTTCGACAGCCCGCGTACGGCATCTGACGGTCTTTCGACCAGTGACCAATTCGATATGTACAACGGCAGTCCCGAACGTTACGACTGGACGCTGGTTGGCAAGAAAGAAATGCTGGTTCCGTATAATTCCTACAAGATCCACAGCAAGGATCTGAAATACACGGATGTTCTTCATGCCGGTCACGTCAACCCGGAACATGCCCGCTACGAGAAGCACCGCGTGTGGGTAGTCGATGCTGTCGTCAAATCTGGCTCGCGGCATATTTACAAACGGCGCACTTTCTATATAGACGAAGATTCCTGGCAGGTTATGGCGGTGGACTGCTATGACAACCGCGACCAGATCTGGCGGGTCCAGGAAGGGCATTCGATCAATTACTACGATCAACCGTCGTTCTGGACGACCCTGGAACTCACGATCGATTTGCAATCCAAGCGCTACCTGGCGATTGGATTGAACAATGAGGAGCCGAATACCTATATTTTCGGTGCGGACCTCAAGCAAAGCGATTTCTCCATCAGCGCATTGCGCCGGGCAGGTACCCGCTAG
- a CDS encoding MMPL family transporter, whose amino-acid sequence MLFSAVTKLAIDAGFDKMVPMKHDYMRTYSEHRQEFGGANRVLIALVADGDDIFSPRFFEALRVATDEVFFIAGVDRAAVQSVWTPNVRYTEVVEDGVRGGPVIPSDYTPDAIGLAKVRENILKAGIVGRLVANDFSAAIISAQLLESNPETGEKLDLVRVSHDLDEMVRARILDDPAFEGIEVNIIGFAKVVGDIADGTGRVLLFFLVAALITAVLVYLYCQSLKITLIPLLCSLIAVAWQLGSLTLLGYGIDPMGILVPFLVFAIGVSHGVQMISSVGSELFKGANCREAARISFRRLLVPGGIALASDTIGFITILLIPVRVIQEMAITASLGVAAIILTNLVLLPVLISYLNLGDDYRDRLRRRSENLKGFWIRLARITDRKPAAIMLAIAGVLLVFGYWKAAEVKIGDLHKGVPELRAESTYNMDSASITDRFSIGVDIITIIVETPSQGCVQYEVMNAIDEFAWHMRNVEGVQGVVALPMISKIINTGWNEGNLKWRVLSRNEAILVQSVAYVETSTGLLNRNCDVMPVMMFTTDHKAETIENIVAEFKAYVAANPTDGVSIRLASEDDDVKFRLATGNVGVMAATNEEVSDAQFPILVGVFTAIILLCWVTFRSLRAVLCIVLPLGLVSLLAYALMAFLEIGLKVNTLPVVALGVGVGVDYGIYIFSRMQEFLKRGETLHAAYLNTLTVTGNGVVFTAVTLGIGVATWIFSPLKFQADMGILLTFMFLVNMLGAIFLLPALAAWLFPENSRES is encoded by the coding sequence ATGCTTTTCTCGGCGGTGACCAAACTGGCCATCGATGCCGGGTTCGACAAGATGGTGCCGATGAAGCACGACTACATGCGTACCTACTCCGAGCACCGGCAGGAATTTGGCGGCGCCAATCGTGTCCTGATCGCGCTGGTGGCGGACGGCGATGATATTTTTAGCCCCAGGTTTTTTGAAGCGCTGCGGGTAGCGACCGACGAGGTCTTTTTTATCGCGGGCGTGGATCGGGCGGCCGTGCAATCGGTGTGGACGCCCAACGTACGCTATACTGAGGTCGTTGAAGATGGCGTTCGGGGTGGTCCGGTCATTCCATCCGATTATACGCCCGACGCCATTGGCCTGGCCAAGGTCCGGGAGAATATCCTCAAGGCGGGCATCGTCGGCCGACTGGTTGCCAACGACTTCTCGGCGGCGATAATCAGCGCACAATTGCTGGAAAGCAACCCCGAAACCGGGGAGAAACTAGACCTGGTCAGGGTCTCGCATGACCTGGATGAAATGGTCAGGGCCAGGATTCTCGATGACCCGGCATTTGAGGGCATCGAGGTCAACATCATCGGTTTTGCCAAGGTGGTTGGCGACATAGCGGATGGCACCGGTCGAGTCCTGTTGTTTTTCCTGGTCGCGGCGCTGATTACGGCGGTACTGGTTTATCTCTATTGCCAGTCATTGAAAATCACCCTGATCCCGCTGTTATGCTCCCTGATTGCCGTGGCCTGGCAACTGGGTTCGCTGACCTTGCTGGGGTATGGCATCGACCCGATGGGCATCCTGGTGCCGTTCCTGGTTTTTGCCATCGGGGTCAGCCATGGCGTGCAGATGATCAGTTCGGTCGGCTCCGAGTTGTTCAAGGGCGCCAACTGCCGCGAAGCCGCCCGGATCAGTTTCCGCCGCCTGCTGGTACCCGGCGGAATTGCCCTGGCCAGCGATACGATCGGGTTCATCACCATTCTTTTGATCCCGGTCAGGGTTATCCAGGAAATGGCGATTACCGCGAGCCTGGGTGTGGCCGCGATTATCCTGACCAACCTGGTTTTGCTGCCGGTCCTGATTTCCTACTTGAATCTCGGCGACGATTACCGCGATCGTCTGCGGAGGCGTTCCGAAAACCTCAAGGGATTTTGGATCCGGCTTGCCCGCATTACCGACCGGAAGCCGGCCGCGATCATGCTGGCAATTGCGGGCGTTCTGTTGGTGTTTGGCTATTGGAAAGCAGCGGAAGTCAAAATCGGTGATCTGCACAAGGGCGTGCCGGAATTGCGCGCGGAATCGACCTATAACATGGACAGCGCATCGATCACCGATAGATTTTCAATCGGGGTCGACATCATCACGATCATTGTGGAAACGCCGTCACAGGGCTGCGTCCAGTATGAAGTCATGAACGCAATCGATGAATTCGCCTGGCATATGCGCAATGTCGAAGGCGTGCAGGGTGTCGTCGCGCTGCCGATGATTTCCAAGATCATCAATACCGGCTGGAACGAAGGCAACCTGAAGTGGCGCGTGTTGTCGCGGAACGAGGCGATCCTGGTTCAGTCGGTCGCCTATGTCGAGACCAGTACCGGGCTGTTGAATCGTAACTGCGACGTGATGCCGGTGATGATGTTTACCACCGATCACAAGGCCGAAACGATTGAAAATATTGTCGCTGAGTTCAAAGCCTATGTTGCCGCCAATCCGACCGACGGGGTCAGCATTCGCCTGGCCAGCGAAGACGACGATGTGAAGTTTCGCCTGGCGACCGGCAATGTGGGCGTGATGGCGGCGACCAACGAGGAAGTCTCCGATGCCCAGTTCCCGATACTGGTGGGCGTGTTCACAGCAATCATCCTGTTGTGCTGGGTCACCTTCCGGTCCCTGCGCGCCGTGCTTTGCATTGTCCTTCCCCTGGGCCTGGTTTCCCTGCTGGCTTACGCGCTGATGGCCTTTTTGGAAATAGGGCTAAAAGTCAATACTTTGCCAGTCGTCGCGCTGGGCGTTGGCGTGGGCGTGGACTATGGAATTTATATTTTCAGCCGCATGCAGGAGTTCCTCAAACGAGGAGAAACATTGCACGCGGCGTATCTGAATACACTGACGGTAACCGGTAACGGCGTCGTTTTTACCGCGGTTACCCTGGGTATAGGCGTTGCGACCTGGATATTTTCCCCGTTGAAGTTCCAGGCGGATATGGGAATTTTGCTGACCTTCATGTTCCTGGTGAACATGCTGGGCGCTATTTTTCTGTTGCCGGCGCTGGCAGCCTGGTTGTTTCCGGAAAACAGCCGGGAAAGCTGA
- a CDS encoding DUF465 domain-containing protein, protein MDDKINTEAFGKLRKLKLLRMEHRDLDEVIVRLSQDPFVDQLMLKRLKKRKLLIKDAIERLQSEMIPDLNA, encoded by the coding sequence ATGGACGATAAAATCAACACCGAGGCATTCGGTAAATTGCGCAAGCTGAAGCTACTGCGTATGGAACACCGCGATCTCGATGAAGTTATCGTCAGGCTGTCGCAGGATCCATTTGTCGATCAATTGATGTTAAAGCGGCTAAAAAAAAGAAAGCTGCTGATCAAGGATGCGATCGAGCGCCTGCAAAGTGAAATGATCCCTGATCTGAACGCCTGA
- the cysQ gene encoding 3'(2'),5'-bisphosphate nucleotidase CysQ, whose protein sequence is MNEKEIGSLLPGIVDIARQAGEQILAVYETDFAVQTKADASPLTAADLAAHDTILAGLEKLTPGWPILSEESAEIGFETRSGWSRYWLVDPLDGTREFVKRNGEFTVNIALIDEHRPVLGVVHVPVSGRDYYACRESGAWRQDAGEEPVSIHASTKCQHPVRVVGSKSHRGASLDAFLERLGDYELVAMGSSLKICLVADGSADIYPRLGPTSEWDTAAAQAVVEIAGGQMTNIDGEVIRYNQKASLLNPFFLVFGDRTVDWPRLPT, encoded by the coding sequence ATGAACGAGAAAGAAATCGGATCTTTGTTGCCCGGGATCGTCGACATCGCCCGCCAGGCTGGCGAGCAAATTCTGGCCGTCTATGAGACCGATTTTGCAGTGCAGACCAAGGCGGACGCCTCGCCGCTGACGGCTGCCGACCTGGCCGCCCACGACACCATCCTGGCCGGGCTGGAAAAACTGACGCCCGGCTGGCCGATCCTGTCCGAGGAATCCGCGGAGATCGGTTTTGAGACCCGGTCCGGATGGTCGCGCTACTGGCTGGTCGATCCATTGGATGGGACCCGCGAGTTCGTGAAACGCAACGGCGAATTCACCGTGAATATCGCGCTGATCGACGAGCACCGGCCGGTGCTCGGCGTGGTCCACGTGCCGGTGAGCGGTCGCGACTACTATGCCTGCCGGGAATCAGGCGCCTGGCGCCAGGATGCGGGAGAGGAGCCGGTAAGCATCCATGCAAGCACGAAATGCCAGCATCCTGTCCGGGTGGTTGGCTCGAAGTCTCACCGCGGCGCCAGCCTGGACGCATTCCTCGAGCGCCTCGGAGATTACGAGCTCGTTGCCATGGGCAGTTCCCTGAAAATCTGTCTGGTTGCCGATGGCAGCGCAGATATCTACCCCCGCCTTGGCCCCACATCGGAGTGGGACACGGCAGCGGCCCAGGCGGTAGTCGAAATTGCAGGCGGACAAATGACCAATATCGACGGTGAGGTTATTCGATACAACCAAAAGGCCAGTCTGCTAAACCCGTTCTTCCTGGTTTTTGGCGACAGGACGGTAGATTGGCCACGGCTGCCGACATGA
- the yrfG gene encoding GMP/IMP nucleotidase has translation MPNWQQTDTVLLDMDGTVLDLRFDTVFWRETVPRRYAELNGIGFAQALGKLEPKYAEVQGTLDWYCLDFWSAELGINLERLKAEVEQHIEYLPGALDFLCWLGRTGKRVVLVTNAHQDSLNLKIKRTGLDRHFDALFTAHEFGLPKEYPEFWGRFARQEQFDPARTLFVDDSLPVLRAAREFGIKQLFAISRPDSGAPGQDTAEFPAIADLSGLLQSG, from the coding sequence ATGCCGAACTGGCAACAGACCGATACCGTGCTGCTCGATATGGACGGCACGGTGCTGGATTTGCGTTTTGACACCGTGTTCTGGCGGGAGACCGTGCCGCGGCGTTATGCGGAACTCAACGGCATCGGTTTTGCACAAGCTCTCGGGAAGCTTGAGCCAAAGTACGCGGAGGTACAGGGGACGCTGGACTGGTATTGCCTGGATTTCTGGAGCGCCGAACTTGGCATCAACCTTGAGCGGCTCAAGGCAGAGGTAGAACAGCATATCGAGTATCTGCCCGGGGCGCTGGATTTTTTATGCTGGCTGGGACGAACCGGCAAGCGCGTTGTCCTGGTGACCAATGCCCATCAGGACAGTCTCAATCTGAAGATCAAACGCACGGGTCTGGACCGGCATTTCGACGCGTTGTTCACTGCGCATGAATTTGGTTTGCCCAAGGAATATCCGGAGTTCTGGGGGCGTTTCGCCAGGCAGGAACAATTTGATCCGGCCAGGACCCTTTTTGTAGACGACAGCTTGCCGGTGCTGCGTGCGGCGAGGGAATTCGGGATCAAGCAGCTTTTTGCGATCAGCCGGCCGGACTCTGGCGCGCCAGGCCAGGACACGGCCGAATTTCCTGCCATCGCTGACTTGTCGGGCCTGCTCCAGTCTGGCTAG
- a CDS encoding DEAD/DEAH box helicase, whose amino-acid sequence MPDNPLTDVEFDSFNLAPELNQGLADAGFEYCTPIQAKTLPRALAGNDVAGQAQTGTGKTAAFLLALFQRLLTRPAGAQRRLNDPRAMILAPTRELAIQIAKDAEMLGAHTGLKIGLVYGGTDYDKQRQMLQRGVDVLIGTPGRFIDYFKQRIFSLDSVEVVVLDEADRMFDLGFIRDIRYLLRRLPPPVARLNMLFSATLSQRVLELAYEHMNDPELIKIEADRITVDRVRQLIYFPSNHEKISLLVGLLQQMNATRTMVFLNTKRGAEHLQAWLVHNGFDARAITGDVPQRKRQALIRDFTSGKLPVLIATDVASRGLHIPDVSHVFNYDLPQDAEDYVHRIGRTARAGASGDAISFGCEDSVVYLPDIEEYIEHRIPVGKITPDLLPELKRPPPRPRKPEKHRKSQRSGKPAFRGRSRPRGR is encoded by the coding sequence ATGCCCGATAACCCGCTTACAGATGTCGAATTCGACAGTTTCAACCTTGCTCCAGAGCTGAATCAGGGGCTGGCAGACGCCGGATTCGAATACTGCACGCCGATTCAGGCAAAAACCCTGCCTCGAGCGCTGGCCGGCAACGATGTGGCGGGCCAGGCGCAAACCGGCACCGGCAAAACGGCCGCTTTCCTGCTGGCGCTGTTTCAACGGCTGTTGACGCGGCCGGCTGGCGCACAAAGGCGGCTCAACGATCCGCGGGCGATGATACTCGCGCCAACCCGTGAACTGGCCATCCAGATTGCCAAAGACGCGGAGATGCTTGGAGCCCATACCGGGCTGAAGATCGGACTGGTCTACGGCGGCACGGACTACGACAAGCAACGCCAGATGTTGCAACGGGGCGTGGATGTGCTGATCGGCACGCCGGGCCGTTTCATCGATTATTTCAAGCAGCGGATTTTCAGCCTGGATTCGGTTGAGGTCGTCGTGCTCGACGAAGCCGACCGGATGTTCGATCTCGGTTTCATCCGGGATATTCGTTATTTGCTCAGACGTCTGCCACCGCCTGTGGCGAGATTGAATATGCTGTTCTCAGCCACCTTGTCGCAACGTGTACTCGAGCTGGCATACGAGCATATGAACGACCCGGAACTCATCAAGATCGAGGCCGACCGGATCACCGTCGACCGGGTTCGCCAGCTTATTTACTTCCCGTCCAACCACGAAAAAATATCCTTGCTGGTCGGCTTGCTGCAACAGATGAACGCCACCCGGACCATGGTGTTCCTCAACACGAAAAGAGGTGCGGAACATTTACAAGCATGGCTGGTCCACAACGGTTTCGATGCGCGCGCCATTACCGGCGATGTGCCGCAACGAAAACGCCAGGCCTTGATACGTGATTTCACCAGCGGGAAACTGCCGGTCCTGATTGCTACCGATGTGGCCTCGCGCGGCCTGCACATACCCGATGTCAGTCATGTCTTCAATTACGATCTCCCGCAGGACGCAGAAGACTATGTACATCGCATCGGCCGGACGGCTCGAGCCGGCGCCAGCGGAGACGCGATCAGTTTTGGTTGCGAGGACTCTGTCGTGTACCTGCCGGACATCGAGGAATACATCGAACACCGGATCCCGGTAGGCAAGATAACGCCTGACTTGCTTCCCGAATTGAAACGGCCGCCGCCGCGCCCGCGAAAACCGGAAAAGCACAGAAAAAGCCAACGATCGGGCAAGCCTGCCTTCAGGGGCAGGAGCAGGCCACGCGGGCGCTAG